GCTCACGGCGTACACGCGCGGCGAACCAGATCCACTCGCCGCCGCCTTCATCGACGTACTGCTGCGATCAGCGCTTGTCGTGGCCCCAGTTGGCGACGATGACGGCGATCGGAGGTAGTACGGCGGCGACTGCGCTCATCCCGACGGCTGCAGGGATCGAGAACAGGCGCACGACGAACCACGCCAGGCCGATGAGGGCCAGGCAGCTGCCCATCAGCCAGTAGTAGAGCTTGCGATTGTCGTAGCGGCGGGCCATGTCACACCGTCAGCGGGAGCTTCCCCAGCGCGGTGACCAGCGGGGACAGCTCAGGTAGCTCGGCGGCACGCTCCAACGCAGACGTCAGTACGGCGTCATGGGTCGGCTGTGCCTGGTCGAGCAGCTCGCGGCCGGCCTCGGTGACCTCGGTGTAGATGCCACGCCGGTCCGTCGGGCACAGGTACCGCTGCAGCAGCTTGCGGTCCTCCAGCCGGTTGACCAGGCGGGTAGTGGCGGATTGGCTGAGCACCACCGCGCTCGACAGCTGGTTCATCCGCAGGTGGTAGTCGTCCTGCCGCGCCAGCACGTCCAGCACGCTGTACTCACTCACCGACAGCCCGTGCTGCTTCTGCAGCGCGCGCTCCAGCTCGTCCTCGATCCGGGCATGCAGCGCCGCCAGGGTTCGCCACCCCTGCGCCCGCGCCTCCGCGGCGTCATCCGGCAGTCCCACGACACCTCCACTTGAACTTCACTCTTGCATGCGCAATCATAGCGCTTGTGCAATAGCCCGCGTGTGCAACTATCGCGCACGCCGGTAATAGTCATCAGCTTACCTTCGAAGGAGCGTCATGCCAGCGAGCCCACCCAACCCCCGAGCGAAGCGAGGGGTTGCTCTTCTGGCTCTTGCGATCGGTGCGTTCGGGATCGGGACCACCGAATTCGTCATCATGGGGCTGCTGCCCGAGGTCGCCACCGACTTCGGCGTCAGCATCCCGTCCGCCGGACTGCTCATCTCCGGCTACGCGCTGGGGGTCGTGGTCGGCGCCCCGCTGCTCACCGCGATCGGCTCCAAGGTCTCCCGCAAGACCGTGCTGATCGCGCTGATGGGCGTCTTCATCGCCGGCAACCTGGTCTCCGCGCTCGCTCCGTCGTACGGCGTTCTGATGACCGGGCGGATCGTGGCGGCGCTGTCCCACGGCGCGTTCTTCGGCGTCGGGTCTGTGGTCGCGGCGTCGCTGGTCCCGAAGGCGAAGCAGGCGAGTGCGATCGCGTTGATGTTCACCGGGCTGACGGTCGCCAACGTGCTCGGCGTACCGGGTGGGACCGCGCTCGGTCAGCAGTTCGGCTGGCAGTCGACGTTCTGGGCGGTGACTGCGCTCGGTGTGATCGGGTTGCTCGGCATCGTGTTCCTGGTGCCGCGGCAGGACACTGCGGAAGGTCCTGGTCTGCGCAGCGAGCTGGCTGTGTTCAAGAACCTGCAGGTGTGGCTGGCGCTGGCAATGACCGCGCTGGGCTTCGCTGGGGTGTTTGCGTCGTTCACCTACATCGCACCGATGATGACCGAGGTTGCAGGATTCTCCGCCGGTGCGGTGACCTGGCTGCTGGTGCTGTTCGGCGGTGGGCTCGTCGTGGGCAACCTGCTGGGCGGTAGAGCAGCGGACCGCTCGCTCATGCCGAGTCTTTACCTGATCCTGGCGCTACTGGCCGCCGTACTGGTCGTCTTCGTGTTCACTGCGCACGCCAAGCTCCCGTCTACTGTGACTATCGCGCTCTTCGGTGCCGCTGGGTTCGCCACTGTCGCTCCGCTGCAGAAGCGAGTGATGGACAAGGCGAAGGGCGCTCCGGCGCTGGCGTCCGCGGCCAACATCGCCGCGTTCAACCTCGGTAACGCTGCCGGCGCGTACCTCGGTGGACTCACCATCGAGCGCGGTCTCGGCTACACCGCACCCAACTGGGTCGGCGCTGCACTGGCGGTTGCCGGCCTGCTCGTCGCACTCGTCTCCGGCCTGCTGGACCGCCGTCACACCAGCCAGGTCCCCGCACTCGTCCTTGAAGGAAGCCACTGATGATCCCCACCGTGAAGCTCAACAACGACGTCGAGATGCCTCAGCTCGGGTACGGCGTCTTCCAGGTCCCGAACGACGAAACGGCTGCTGCCGTGACGCATGCGCTCGAGGCCGGCTACCGCAGTATCGACACTGCAGCGGCGTACCAGAACGAGGCAGGTGTCGGGCAGGCGCTCGCTGCTTCCGGAATCGACCGGAGCGACCTGTTCATCACCACCAAGCTGTGGAACGCGGACCAGGGCTACGACTCCACCCTGAAGGCGTTCGACCAGAGCCTGTCCTTGCTGGGCCTGGAGTACCTGGACCTGTACCTCATCCACTGGCCGACCCCAGCACGCGACCTGTACGTCGACAGCTGGCGTGCTCTGGAGAGCCTGTACGCCGACGGTCGCGTCCGCGCGATCGGTGTGTCCAACTTCCAGCCGGAGCACCTGGACCGTCTCGCGCAGTCCGCCCGCATCACTCCGGCCGTCAACCAGGTCGAGCTGCATCCCTACCTGCGGCAGGACGAGGTGCGCACGTACGGCGCTGACTTCGGCATCCGCACCGAGGCCTGGAGCCCGCTGGCGAAGGGCGGCACGCTGCTCGACGAGCCCGAGGTCGCCAAGCTGGCAACGCTTTACGACCGCACGCCGGCCCAGATCGTGCTCCGCTGGCACCTGCAGCTCGGCACCATCGTCATCCCGAAGTCCGTCACCCCGTCCCGCATCCGCGAGAACCTGAACGTCTTCGACTTCACCCTCACCGAAGACGACCTCACCA
This Kribbella sp. NBC_00482 DNA region includes the following protein-coding sequences:
- a CDS encoding DUF3099 domain-containing protein, with product MARRYDNRKLYYWLMGSCLALIGLAWFVVRLFSIPAAVGMSAVAAVLPPIAVIVANWGHDKR
- a CDS encoding aldo/keto reductase gives rise to the protein MMIPTVKLNNDVEMPQLGYGVFQVPNDETAAAVTHALEAGYRSIDTAAAYQNEAGVGQALAASGIDRSDLFITTKLWNADQGYDSTLKAFDQSLSLLGLEYLDLYLIHWPTPARDLYVDSWRALESLYADGRVRAIGVSNFQPEHLDRLAQSARITPAVNQVELHPYLRQDEVRTYGADFGIRTEAWSPLAKGGTLLDEPEVAKLATLYDRTPAQIVLRWHLQLGTIVIPKSVTPSRIRENLNVFDFTLTEDDLTTISTLHRHERTGPDPDTFNVA
- a CDS encoding MFS transporter — its product is MPASPPNPRAKRGVALLALAIGAFGIGTTEFVIMGLLPEVATDFGVSIPSAGLLISGYALGVVVGAPLLTAIGSKVSRKTVLIALMGVFIAGNLVSALAPSYGVLMTGRIVAALSHGAFFGVGSVVAASLVPKAKQASAIALMFTGLTVANVLGVPGGTALGQQFGWQSTFWAVTALGVIGLLGIVFLVPRQDTAEGPGLRSELAVFKNLQVWLALAMTALGFAGVFASFTYIAPMMTEVAGFSAGAVTWLLVLFGGGLVVGNLLGGRAADRSLMPSLYLILALLAAVLVVFVFTAHAKLPSTVTIALFGAAGFATVAPLQKRVMDKAKGAPALASAANIAAFNLGNAAGAYLGGLTIERGLGYTAPNWVGAALAVAGLLVALVSGLLDRRHTSQVPALVLEGSH
- a CDS encoding MarR family winged helix-turn-helix transcriptional regulator translates to MGLPDDAAEARAQGWRTLAALHARIEDELERALQKQHGLSVSEYSVLDVLARQDDYHLRMNQLSSAVVLSQSATTRLVNRLEDRKLLQRYLCPTDRRGIYTEVTEAGRELLDQAQPTHDAVLTSALERAAELPELSPLVTALGKLPLTV